ATGCTGATCAGGGGAAGGACCATGACGTGAGTGAGCTGGTGACGGGCGAGGCGGTGGCACTGGAGCTGCGCCCCGCGAAGCTGCCCAGCAGGGGGCTCGCGATCCTGCTCGACCTGCTCCTGGCCGTGGTCGTGTACATCGTCCTGAGCATCGGGCTGTCCGCCGCGACCGCCTCGCTCGACGACGCCGCGCAGACCGCCGTCTCGATCGCGGGCTTCGTGCTGATCCTGGTGGGAGCGCCGATCGCCGTCGAGACCCTCACGCACGGGCGGTCGCTCGGGAAGATGGCGTGCGGGCTGCGCGTCGTACGGGACGACGGCGGCCCGATCCGGTTCCGGCACGCGCTGGTCCGCGGCGGGATCGGCGTGGTCGAGATCCTGATGACGTTCGGCGTCGTCGCCTGTATCGCCTCCCTGGTCTCGGCGCGTGGGCGCCGCCTCGGGGACGTGTTCGCGGGCACCCTCGTGGTGCGGGAGCGGGTGCCCGTCTCGCGGACCGGTTTCCTGCCGCCGCCCCCGCCCTGGCTGGCCGGGCGGTTCTCGGACCTCGATCTGTCGGCGGTCCCCGACGGCCTGTGGCTCGCCGTGCGTCAGTACCTGACGCGGATGCACCAGTTGGACCCGCAGGTCGGCTGGGGCATGGCGCAGCGGCTCGCCTCCGACCTGGCGGAGCGCACCGGCACTCCGGTTCCGCCCGACGTCCCGCCGGGCGCGTATCTGGCGGCCGTGCTCCAGGAGCGGCAGGCGCGGGAGGCGCGGCGGGCCTTCGCCCACGGTTCCGCGCTGCCCGGCGGACCGGTCGGTGCGGTGCCTCCGTACGCGGTCGCTCCCCAGTTCCCCGGGGCCGGGATGCCGGCGAAGGCTTCGGCCTACGCTCCTCCGGCCGCCTGGGCCCCCGAGGCGGGTCCGGCGCCGGGCAAGGCTCCGGCCGACGGTCCCGTCGCCGCGCCTTCCTCGCCCTCCGCGCCTCCCGCCACTCCCGCGCCTCCCACGGACACGAGTCACCCCGGCGGCACTTCCAAGCCCACCGGCTTCGTGCCGCCCGCGTAGGCGGGTTCCGTCACGCGAACGTCGACGGCGGTGTCTCCAGGTCCTCCAGCTCGATCCCCGGTGCCGAGAGCACCACGTCGCCGGCCAAGTGCACGGTGTGCCGCTCGCCGGTGTCCAGGGCTGTGACCTGGTATTCCTCCACGGTCAGAGGGCCGTTGTCAGTGGCGTGTGCTTCGCTGTTCACCAAGGCCCAGGACTGATCCACGGTGCGTGGCGCGAGCACCGGATCGGTGAAGGCGACCAGGCGTACGCGGGTGGCGGAGGCGGAGGGGGTGAGGCGCAGCAGACGGGCGGTGGCGATGAGGAACGCGGGGGATGTGCCGGTGAAGGCGTGGGCGCGCACGTTGCCTTCGGTGGCCTCGGTCCCCGTGGGGTCGGTACGGACCCAGGTGACGCCGTCGAGGGCGGCGCCGCGGATCTGCCAGCTCTCGGCGTGCAGTTCGAGGCGGATGGGGCGGCCGAGTTCGTCGAGGGCGAGATCGACGGAGCCTCGGTGGTCGCCTGTGGGGGAGGTCAGTTGGGAGACATAGCGCCAGCCGGACGGGCCGGGGGCGCAGTGGAAGTGCTCGTCTGCCAAGGGGGTGTGATCGTGCGGATCGTGGAGCGAATAACGGCCGCGGGGCATGGGGGTCCTGG
The sequence above is a segment of the Streptomyces griseoviridis genome. Coding sequences within it:
- a CDS encoding RDD family protein is translated as MSELVTGEAVALELRPAKLPSRGLAILLDLLLAVVVYIVLSIGLSAATASLDDAAQTAVSIAGFVLILVGAPIAVETLTHGRSLGKMACGLRVVRDDGGPIRFRHALVRGGIGVVEILMTFGVVACIASLVSARGRRLGDVFAGTLVVRERVPVSRTGFLPPPPPWLAGRFSDLDLSAVPDGLWLAVRQYLTRMHQLDPQVGWGMAQRLASDLAERTGTPVPPDVPPGAYLAAVLQERQAREARRAFAHGSALPGGPVGAVPPYAVAPQFPGAGMPAKASAYAPPAAWAPEAGPAPGKAPADGPVAAPSSPSAPPATPAPPTDTSHPGGTSKPTGFVPPA